From the genome of Gracilinanus agilis isolate LMUSP501 chromosome 2, AgileGrace, whole genome shotgun sequence, one region includes:
- the LOC123233208 gene encoding spidroin-1-like gives MAGGAGRQRGARGGCGDEGRGGSSSRRRGRGAERRNPSSDEAAAQARAAKGGGARPGTAGAGAGGGGGGAGLAGPPRPLERPTGGGRGGPAAAAGTAGGARARPRCGCGSAPAPLRLRSRPRFSAAAAPAGAAGRMDRKRPTRSSSDGGRGDRGQGGGGSGGGSGGGSGGNPEKGQGSAGGASAAGPKGRPRLQRPLQLRRTRRPGRARDSWGGWWK, from the coding sequence ATGGCGGGTGGCGCCGGGAGGCAGCGGGGGGCGCGGGGCGGCTGCGGCGACGAGGGCAggggcggcagcagcagcaggcgGCGAGGCCGGGGTGCCGAGCGCAGGAACCCCAGCAGCGACGAGGCGGCGGCACAGGCGAGGGCGGCGAAGGGCGGCGGAGCCAGGCCGGGGACCGCTGGGGCGGGGGcgggaggcggcggcggcggggccGGCCTGGCCGGGCCGCCCCGGCCCTTGGAGCGACCGACGGGCGGAGGGCGGGGCGGGCCGGCGGCAGCGGCGGGGACGGCGGGAGGCGCTCGTGCCCGGCCCCGCTGCGGCTGCGGCTCGGCTCCGGCTCCGCTTCGGCTCCGCTCGCGCCCGCGCTTCTCGGCGGCTGCCGCACCGGCGGGGGCGGCCGGGAGAATGGACAGGAAGCGGCCGACCAGGAGCAGCAGCGACGGCGGCCGCGGCGACCGAGGCCAAGGAGgaggcggcagcggcggcggcagcggcggcggcagcggagGGAACCCGGAAAAGGGGCAGGGCTCGGCAGGAGGGGCCTCGGCCGCTGGCCCCAAGGGCCGCCCCCGCCTACAGCGCCCCCTGCAGCTCCGGAGGACCCGGCGCCCCGGCCGTGCCCGAGACAGCTGGGGGGGGTGGTGGAAATAG